From a region of the Xanthomonas rydalmerensis genome:
- the virB11 gene encoding P-type DNA transfer ATPase VirB11 — MTFDDSPTAQISTDFLDYQYSVLGILDYLNSPEVTEICINRPGELYLETLRGWQRMDIPSLTFDRARQFCTAVVNESNTGQRITDADPVVSLTFPTGQRAQFVIPPACDAGKVSITIRLPSKHTKTLEQYKEDGFFQEILEVQSGLSEQDRELLELRRQRDYAEFFKKAVLFKKNVVVAGATGSGKTTFMKSLVNHIPHEERLVTIEDARELFISQPNSVHLLYSKGGQSTSNVTAKSCMEACLRMKPDRIILAELRGDESFYFIRNCASGHPGSITSCHAGSIGQTWDQLALMVKASSEGSGLEFAVIKRLLMMTIDIVVHIKSHAGRRYITGIDFDPERMHSGGG; from the coding sequence GTGACCTTCGACGACTCTCCGACCGCGCAGATCTCCACGGATTTCCTGGATTACCAGTACTCGGTGCTGGGCATCCTGGATTACCTGAACTCGCCGGAAGTGACGGAAATCTGCATCAACCGTCCCGGCGAGCTGTACCTGGAGACGCTGCGCGGCTGGCAGCGGATGGACATTCCGTCGCTGACCTTCGACCGCGCGCGGCAGTTCTGCACGGCGGTGGTCAACGAGAGCAATACCGGTCAACGCATCACCGACGCCGATCCGGTGGTGTCGTTGACCTTTCCCACCGGGCAGCGCGCGCAGTTCGTGATTCCGCCGGCTTGCGACGCCGGCAAGGTGTCGATCACCATCCGGCTGCCGTCCAAGCACACCAAGACGCTGGAGCAGTACAAGGAAGACGGCTTCTTCCAGGAGATCCTGGAGGTGCAGTCGGGGCTCAGCGAGCAGGATCGCGAACTGCTCGAGCTGCGTCGGCAGCGCGATTACGCCGAATTCTTCAAGAAGGCGGTGCTGTTCAAGAAGAACGTCGTCGTCGCCGGCGCCACCGGCAGCGGCAAGACCACCTTCATGAAGTCGCTGGTCAATCACATCCCGCACGAAGAGCGGCTGGTGACGATCGAAGATGCGCGCGAGCTCTTCATCAGTCAGCCCAATTCCGTGCATTTGCTCTATTCGAAAGGTGGACAAAGCACGAGCAACGTCACCGCGAAGAGCTGCATGGAAGCATGCCTGCGCATGAAGCCCGACCGCATCATCCTGGCCGAGTTGCGCGGCGACGAGTCGTTCTACTTCATCCGCAACTGCGCCTCCGGTCATCCGGGTTCCATCACCAGTTGCCATGCTGGCAGCATCGGGCAGACCTGGGACCAGCTGGCGTTGATGGTCAAGGCGTCGTCCGAGGGCTCGGGCCTGGAGTTCGCCGTCATCAAACGGTTGCTGATGATGACCATCGACATCGTTGTCCATATCAAATCGCATGCGGGCCGGCGCTATATCACCGGTATCGATTTCGATCCGGAGCGCATGCATTCGGGTGGAGGGTGA
- a CDS encoding type IV secretion system protein produces the protein MGFLDSFSNYAFFTLINNFLRDEIDYFQWSLLIRMSWWVTVTAMSALTLWILLKGYRVATGQSRESAMELVVTSLRAALIIGVAMSMVSAARPGATNGDAAMDGLYWRLTDGLSSAIVKTVTGSSESPYAAIDKNLALMQVAMTSIDQINTAGDAEREKEKDRARLFTGLGMAGPGVVGGSLLLLNKLAMALFIGFGPLFILCLLFDVTKSLFQKWLMYGIGTVFSLAVLSFTVGLATKVIAAVGAGFLATWAASNGTGEGVSSMALQQGGIGLVLSTLIITAPPMAAAFFQGTLGQFSPYSGLGAVGKDPASGQPYAPQSPGRDSSYRGGDFNAPSSVTQNHALRQPSFSSDASGQTGTGRYRPQDIG, from the coding sequence ATGGGATTTCTCGATAGTTTCAGCAACTACGCGTTTTTTACGCTCATCAACAACTTTCTGCGCGATGAGATCGACTATTTCCAATGGTCGCTGCTGATCCGCATGTCATGGTGGGTCACCGTGACCGCGATGAGCGCGTTGACGCTGTGGATCCTGTTGAAGGGCTATCGAGTCGCGACAGGGCAGTCGCGCGAATCTGCCATGGAACTGGTGGTGACCTCGCTGCGCGCCGCGCTGATCATCGGCGTGGCGATGAGCATGGTGTCCGCTGCCAGGCCGGGAGCGACGAACGGTGACGCGGCGATGGACGGACTCTACTGGAGGCTGACCGACGGGCTCAGCAGTGCGATCGTGAAGACGGTGACCGGCAGCTCCGAGAGTCCGTACGCCGCGATCGATAAGAATCTCGCGCTGATGCAGGTGGCCATGACCAGCATCGATCAGATCAATACCGCCGGCGACGCCGAGCGGGAAAAGGAGAAGGATCGCGCGCGGCTTTTCACGGGTCTAGGCATGGCCGGGCCTGGCGTTGTCGGTGGCTCCCTGTTGCTGCTGAACAAGCTGGCCATGGCGCTGTTCATCGGCTTTGGGCCCTTGTTCATCCTGTGCCTGCTATTTGATGTCACCAAGTCCCTGTTCCAGAAGTGGCTGATGTACGGAATCGGTACGGTCTTCTCGCTGGCGGTCCTGAGCTTCACCGTTGGTCTTGCGACGAAGGTCATTGCGGCAGTAGGTGCGGGTTTTCTCGCCACGTGGGCGGCGTCCAACGGAACAGGCGAAGGCGTGAGCAGCATGGCGTTACAACAGGGAGGAATCGGCTTGGTCTTAAGCACGCTGATCATCACGGCACCGCCGATGGCGGCTGCGTTCTTCCAGGGCACGCTGGGCCAGTTCTCGCCGTACTCGGGACTTGGTGCGGTCGGCAAGGATCCGGCGTCTGGCCAGCCTTATGCGCCGCAGTCGCCTGGTCGTGATTCTTCCTATCGAGGCGGTGACTTCAATGCGCCCAGTTCTGTTACGCAAAATCATGCGTTGAGGCAGCCTAGCTTCTCCTCTGATGCCAGTGGCCAGACGGGGACTGGCAGATATAGACCTCAGGACATCGGTTAA
- a CDS encoding TrbC/VirB2 family protein, with protein MFKNNQLKSNAKVVGTAALQAAVFTVALLASSFAMAQDYAGADQKVCGFLGKTNNILNMASVVVVTIAVVFAGYQIAFAHKRVAEVAPVLLGGVLIGAAGQLAKMLIGDTGQSECKATAAIQMIQHVLHYA; from the coding sequence ATGTTCAAGAACAATCAACTGAAGTCGAACGCCAAGGTCGTCGGTACGGCGGCGCTGCAGGCGGCGGTGTTCACCGTGGCCCTGCTCGCGTCCAGCTTCGCAATGGCGCAGGACTATGCCGGTGCGGACCAGAAGGTGTGCGGCTTCCTCGGCAAGACCAACAACATCCTGAACATGGCGTCGGTCGTCGTGGTGACCATCGCGGTTGTCTTCGCCGGCTACCAGATCGCGTTCGCGCACAAGCGCGTTGCGGAAGTGGCGCCCGTGCTGCTCGGCGGCGTGTTGATCGGCGCGGCCGGTCAGTTGGCCAAGATGCTGATCGGCGACACCGGTCAGAGCGAGTGCAAGGCCACTGCGGCCATTCAGATGATCCAGCACGTACTGCACTATGCATAA
- a CDS encoding TrbG/VirB9 family P-type conjugative transfer protein encodes MSFLTKTGAAHIALLALGLFAPIASAQVVQQYEYEPDKIYQVRTGLGITTQIELSPNEKILDYSTGFTSGWELSRRENVFYLKPKNVDVDTNMMIRTATHSYILELKVVATDWQRLEQAKQAGVQYKVTFTYPKDTSFAAASDEVKDESQLDTRLTKDRHYYFDYDYSTRSKQMWIVPSSVYDDGKFTYIKMDLTRFPTGNFPAVFGREKESDEDFLVNTTVEGNTLIVHGTYPFLVIRHGKNVVGLRRNKQK; translated from the coding sequence ATGAGTTTCCTGACGAAAACCGGTGCGGCGCATATTGCGTTGCTGGCTCTGGGCCTGTTCGCGCCGATCGCGTCGGCCCAGGTGGTCCAGCAGTACGAGTACGAGCCTGACAAGATCTATCAGGTACGTACCGGCTTGGGCATCACCACCCAGATCGAACTGAGTCCGAACGAGAAGATCCTCGATTACAGCACCGGTTTCACCAGTGGCTGGGAGCTCAGCCGTCGCGAGAACGTCTTCTATCTGAAGCCGAAGAACGTCGACGTCGACACCAACATGATGATCCGCACCGCCACCCATTCCTACATCCTGGAATTGAAGGTGGTGGCGACGGACTGGCAGCGGCTGGAGCAGGCCAAGCAGGCCGGCGTGCAGTACAAGGTGACCTTCACCTATCCGAAGGACACCAGCTTTGCCGCCGCGAGCGACGAAGTGAAGGATGAGTCGCAGCTCGACACCCGTTTGACCAAGGATCGTCATTACTACTTCGACTACGACTACTCCACGCGTTCCAAGCAAATGTGGATCGTGCCGAGCAGCGTCTACGACGATGGCAAGTTCACCTACATCAAAATGGATCTGACGCGTTTCCCCACTGGCAACTTCCCGGCCGTGTTCGGTCGCGAGAAGGAAAGCGATGAGGATTTCCTGGTCAACACCACAGTCGAGGGCAACACCCTGATTGTCCACGGGACCTATCCCTTCCTGGTCATCCGCCACGGCAAGAATGTTGTCGGCTTGCGTAGGAACAAGCAAAAGTGA
- a CDS encoding DUF4189 domain-containing protein encodes MAFAQTACPSGVAPGSAQCGPSSGGADAPARPTGEWIKTWGAIATASSGDIGSSTGRFSEEDAEAGALKRCADLGNSDCKVAFTYKNQCVAVVQGPDGSGVGKIVSGISVEAATKEALRRCKEASGSECVVRGTDCSDAKFKKY; translated from the coding sequence ATGGCATTTGCGCAAACGGCTTGTCCATCCGGCGTGGCGCCTGGTAGCGCTCAGTGTGGCCCAAGTTCTGGGGGGGCTGACGCTCCTGCGCGTCCAACCGGAGAGTGGATTAAAACGTGGGGGGCGATCGCGACTGCGTCAAGCGGAGACATCGGAAGCAGTACCGGTAGATTTTCCGAAGAGGATGCTGAGGCTGGCGCGCTGAAAAGATGTGCTGATCTCGGCAATTCGGATTGCAAGGTTGCCTTCACTTATAAGAACCAATGCGTAGCCGTCGTCCAAGGCCCCGACGGCTCCGGGGTGGGGAAAATAGTAAGTGGTATCAGTGTTGAAGCAGCTACGAAAGAAGCATTACGTCGGTGTAAGGAGGCTTCCGGCTCTGAATGTGTCGTTAGAGGCACGGATTGCTCAGATGCGAAATTTAAAAAATATTGA
- a CDS encoding type IV secretion system protein VirB3 encodes MHKNVLFRGCTRPAMFFGVPYIPFFIGAGGGFLMGIYFNMWLLALIPVIVFVMQQMTKRDEMIFRMLGLRWMMRMRVRNLQRYSGMWVFSPNEYRKDVPGAKR; translated from the coding sequence ATGCATAAGAACGTACTTTTCCGGGGCTGCACCCGGCCTGCGATGTTTTTCGGGGTGCCGTACATCCCGTTCTTCATCGGCGCGGGCGGCGGCTTCCTGATGGGTATCTATTTCAACATGTGGCTGCTGGCGCTCATTCCGGTCATCGTCTTCGTCATGCAGCAGATGACCAAGCGGGACGAGATGATCTTCCGCATGCTCGGGTTGCGCTGGATGATGAGGATGCGCGTGCGCAACCTGCAGCGCTATTCCGGCATGTGGGTGTTCTCGCCGAATGAGTACAGGAAAGACGTGCCGGGCGCCAAGCGCTAG
- a CDS encoding TrbI/VirB10 family protein produces MNSNLPPSDENYGRDNGQPRSPHADDAPRENPYFARQQQTADPDLDANEPVLRSSDLKKLNRKALVFLAGIAALLILAIFWLVSGSSTPEPAPKPRQEAVVAPALPQTAAPPPVQPAEPVQLAEQPNLPPLPPMPTDPDAQMQSAPRQERGPSLLERRMAGLQQDAGGQGLGGMLPGQEQGGAPIQQEQETSAKPIANPDGLLVRGTYIRCVLETRIITDFPGFTSCIITEPVYSINGRRLLLPKGSKILGQYGSAEPTGPRMQVVWDRITTPTGIDVTLVGPGVDNLGSSGHPGQYSAHWASRISSALMISMLSDAFKWAAAEHGPKTTTTGINSGVVTEQPFESNTAQSIQRLADQALDRRRPATVTINQGTIVNVYVAKDVDFTAVLPR; encoded by the coding sequence GTGAACTCGAATCTACCCCCGTCTGACGAAAATTACGGCCGCGACAACGGTCAGCCGCGTTCCCCGCATGCGGACGATGCGCCGCGCGAGAATCCTTATTTCGCTCGCCAGCAGCAGACTGCCGATCCGGATCTGGACGCCAATGAGCCGGTGTTGCGGTCCAGCGACCTGAAGAAGCTCAATCGCAAGGCGCTGGTGTTCCTGGCCGGTATCGCTGCGCTGCTGATCCTGGCGATCTTCTGGCTGGTGAGCGGCAGCAGCACGCCCGAACCCGCGCCGAAGCCGCGCCAGGAGGCGGTGGTGGCGCCTGCGTTGCCGCAGACCGCCGCGCCGCCGCCGGTGCAGCCGGCCGAGCCGGTGCAACTGGCCGAGCAGCCGAACCTGCCGCCGTTGCCGCCGATGCCCACCGATCCCGACGCGCAGATGCAGTCGGCGCCGCGACAGGAGCGTGGGCCGTCCTTGCTGGAGCGGCGCATGGCCGGCCTGCAACAGGACGCCGGCGGCCAGGGCCTTGGTGGCATGCTACCGGGCCAGGAGCAGGGCGGCGCGCCGATCCAGCAGGAGCAGGAAACCTCCGCCAAGCCGATCGCCAACCCGGACGGTCTGCTGGTGCGTGGCACCTATATCCGCTGTGTGCTGGAGACCCGGATCATCACCGACTTCCCGGGCTTCACTTCCTGCATCATCACCGAGCCGGTCTACTCCATCAACGGCCGCCGTCTGCTGCTGCCGAAGGGATCGAAGATCCTCGGCCAGTACGGTTCCGCGGAACCGACCGGCCCGCGCATGCAGGTGGTCTGGGATCGCATCACCACCCCGACCGGCATCGATGTGACGCTAGTCGGTCCTGGCGTCGACAATCTCGGCAGTTCCGGCCATCCGGGTCAGTACAGTGCACACTGGGCGAGCCGGATTTCGTCCGCGCTGATGATCAGCATGCTCAGCGACGCCTTCAAGTGGGCGGCGGCCGAGCACGGCCCGAAGACCACGACCACCGGCATCAACTCCGGCGTGGTCACCGAGCAGCCGTTCGAGAGCAACACGGCGCAGTCCATCCAGCGTCTGGCCGACCAGGCACTGGATCGCCGGCGCCCCGCCACCGTGACCATCAACCAGGGCACCATCGTGAACGTCTACGTGGCCAAGGACGTCGACTTCACGGCCGTGTTGCCGCGTTGA
- a CDS encoding lytic transglycosylase domain-containing protein: MLPGMELLSCPEMAVPAEVMQHVVRVESSHNPFAIGVVGGRLVRQPQNLPEAVATARMLEEKGYNFSLGLGQVNRYNLIKYGLDSYEKAFKTCPNLQAASKILAECYSRSGGNWGKSFSCYYSGNFETGYRHGYVQKVYASINQGRALAVSTAGAIPVIPAGNVRRVVTDSAKAAAVREVDSIVSRRIDAAAGQLASGLAAQSQLSVRPQAAVAAPAQQAAGAVAASPSQPTAADSDLYVIRPTGAGKGVAVPAGGGAPPAPHVAAHAPQAVAGAAVPGTSTPPPTSGDGAFVF, translated from the coding sequence ATGTTGCCAGGCATGGAACTACTGAGCTGTCCCGAAATGGCAGTTCCGGCTGAAGTCATGCAGCACGTTGTGCGCGTGGAGTCGTCGCACAATCCGTTCGCGATCGGTGTGGTCGGCGGACGCCTGGTGCGCCAGCCGCAGAACCTGCCCGAAGCCGTCGCCACCGCGCGGATGCTGGAAGAGAAGGGCTACAATTTTTCCCTCGGCCTGGGGCAGGTCAATCGCTACAACCTGATCAAGTACGGTCTGGATAGCTACGAAAAGGCGTTCAAGACCTGTCCGAATCTGCAGGCCGCGTCCAAGATCCTGGCCGAGTGCTACAGTCGCTCCGGTGGCAACTGGGGCAAGTCGTTCAGTTGCTACTACTCCGGCAACTTCGAGACCGGATATCGGCACGGCTACGTGCAGAAGGTCTATGCGTCGATCAACCAGGGCAGGGCGCTCGCCGTGTCCACCGCAGGCGCGATCCCGGTCATCCCGGCAGGGAACGTGCGCCGCGTGGTCACCGACTCGGCGAAGGCGGCCGCGGTGCGCGAAGTCGATTCAATCGTGTCGCGGCGTATCGACGCCGCGGCGGGTCAGCTCGCCAGCGGCCTCGCTGCGCAAAGCCAGTTGTCGGTGCGTCCCCAGGCTGCCGTTGCGGCGCCGGCGCAGCAGGCAGCCGGCGCAGTGGCGGCATCGCCTTCACAGCCGACCGCGGCAGACTCCGATCTCTATGTGATACGACCTACAGGCGCCGGCAAAGGAGTGGCGGTTCCTGCAGGTGGCGGAGCGCCCCCAGCTCCGCACGTTGCCGCACACGCGCCCCAGGCCGTGGCGGGAGCGGCCGTTCCTGGCACAAGTACGCCGCCGCCGACGTCTGGCGACGGGGCCTTCGTATTCTAG
- a CDS encoding VirB4 family type IV secretion/conjugal transfer ATPase yields the protein MFIPDTSISEFISISTHVAPSVLKTTGGDFMLIWHLGGLPFVGREEWEIEHRHNTFNRMLQTLRAPDFANVAFWVHDVRRRRRIKNAGKFKQAFNQELSDQYYGTLSSQKIMQNELYMTMIYRPVVTGKRLMDKSSNIAQLQSEQDQAIAKVLELAGNVEAVLKDYSPYRLSMYEASNGVVFSEALEFFGYLINRIDEPVPVLQAPVPAYLPVSKHMFANKTGDFVIKTPEGVNHFGAILNIKEYTDATYPGILNGLKYLDFEYVVTHSFSPMGRHDALKVLDRTKGMMVSSGDKAVSQIHELDLAMDQLSSGNFVLGEYHFTIAVYAETQEKLAQQVATTRAELSNAGFVSTKEDLAVASSFYAQLPGNWRYRTRIASVSSLNFLGLSPLHNFAQGKRENNPWGECVTTLQTTNGQPYYFNFHATHPAENSLGEKAIANTMVIGKSGTGKTALINFLLSQVQKFDPIPTIFFFDKDRGAEIFVRACGGNYLALENGKPTGFNPFQCERTEANVQFLADLIKVLAGKLEYTSREEEDIFRGVEGMLDTPMHLRSMTNFRKSLPNMGDDGLYARMRKWTAGNSHGWVFDNPVDTIDLEKASIIGFDYTDVIDNPEVRVPVINYLLHRLEALIDGRPLIYVMDEFWKILDGKGGLKEFAKNKQKTIRKQNGLGIFATQSPEDALASDISAALVEQTATMILLPNPNASKEDYMDGLKLTDAEYQVVVSLDERSRCFLVKQGHGSSVCQLNLRGMDDALSVISASTDNIEIMHQVLERKAKEHGVAPDDLTPEQWLSEFYARRKGSGKSGPARSVSSDNRGAAAVT from the coding sequence ATGTTCATCCCGGATACTTCAATCAGCGAGTTCATCTCCATCTCCACGCATGTGGCGCCGTCCGTGCTGAAGACGACGGGAGGAGATTTCATGCTGATCTGGCACTTGGGCGGGCTTCCGTTCGTGGGCCGCGAAGAGTGGGAGATCGAACACCGGCACAACACCTTCAATCGCATGTTGCAGACGCTGCGCGCGCCGGATTTCGCCAACGTGGCGTTCTGGGTGCACGACGTGCGTCGCCGCCGCCGCATCAAGAACGCCGGCAAGTTCAAGCAGGCGTTCAACCAGGAGCTGTCGGACCAATACTACGGCACCTTGTCCTCGCAGAAGATCATGCAGAACGAGCTGTACATGACCATGATCTATCGCCCTGTGGTCACGGGTAAGCGTCTCATGGACAAGTCGTCGAACATTGCGCAGTTGCAGTCCGAGCAGGACCAGGCGATCGCCAAGGTGCTCGAGCTTGCCGGCAACGTCGAAGCCGTGCTGAAGGACTACTCGCCCTACCGGCTGAGCATGTATGAGGCCAGCAATGGTGTGGTGTTTTCCGAGGCCCTGGAGTTCTTCGGCTATCTGATCAACCGCATCGACGAGCCGGTGCCGGTGCTGCAGGCGCCGGTACCCGCCTATCTGCCGGTCAGCAAGCACATGTTCGCCAACAAGACCGGCGACTTCGTGATCAAGACTCCGGAGGGCGTCAATCATTTCGGTGCCATTCTGAACATCAAGGAATACACCGACGCGACCTATCCCGGCATTCTCAATGGCTTGAAGTATCTCGACTTCGAGTACGTGGTGACCCACTCCTTCAGTCCGATGGGCCGGCACGACGCGCTGAAGGTGCTCGATCGCACCAAGGGCATGATGGTGTCCTCGGGCGACAAGGCCGTCAGCCAGATCCACGAACTCGACCTGGCGATGGATCAACTCTCGTCGGGCAATTTCGTCTTGGGCGAGTATCACTTCACCATCGCGGTCTACGCCGAGACGCAGGAAAAGCTCGCGCAGCAGGTGGCCACCACGCGCGCCGAGCTGTCCAACGCCGGTTTCGTCTCGACCAAGGAGGATCTTGCGGTCGCGTCCTCCTTCTATGCCCAGCTGCCAGGCAACTGGCGCTACCGCACGCGCATCGCCAGTGTCAGCTCGCTGAACTTCCTCGGCCTGTCGCCGCTGCACAACTTCGCCCAGGGCAAGCGCGAGAACAATCCGTGGGGCGAGTGCGTCACCACGTTGCAGACCACCAACGGCCAGCCGTACTACTTCAATTTCCACGCCACGCATCCGGCGGAGAACTCGCTGGGCGAGAAGGCCATCGCCAATACCATGGTGATCGGCAAGTCGGGTACCGGTAAAACCGCGTTGATCAACTTCCTGCTCAGCCAGGTGCAGAAGTTCGATCCGATCCCGACCATCTTCTTCTTCGACAAGGATCGCGGTGCCGAGATCTTCGTGCGCGCCTGCGGCGGCAATTATCTGGCGCTGGAGAACGGCAAGCCCACCGGCTTCAACCCGTTCCAGTGCGAGCGCACCGAGGCGAACGTGCAGTTCCTGGCCGACCTGATCAAGGTCCTGGCCGGCAAGCTCGAGTACACCTCGCGCGAGGAGGAAGACATCTTCCGCGGCGTGGAAGGCATGCTGGATACGCCGATGCATCTGCGCAGCATGACCAACTTCCGCAAAAGCCTGCCCAACATGGGCGACGACGGCCTCTACGCGCGCATGCGCAAGTGGACCGCCGGCAACTCGCACGGCTGGGTGTTCGACAACCCGGTCGATACGATCGATCTGGAAAAGGCCAGCATCATCGGCTTCGATTACACCGACGTCATCGACAACCCGGAAGTGCGCGTTCCGGTCATCAACTACCTGCTGCATCGGCTGGAGGCCCTGATCGACGGCCGGCCGTTGATCTATGTGATGGACGAGTTCTGGAAGATTCTTGACGGCAAGGGCGGCCTGAAGGAATTCGCCAAGAACAAGCAGAAGACCATCCGTAAGCAGAATGGCCTGGGCATCTTCGCCACCCAGAGCCCGGAGGATGCGCTCGCCAGCGATATCTCCGCGGCGCTGGTCGAACAGACCGCAACCATGATCCTGCTGCCCAATCCCAACGCCAGCAAGGAAGACTACATGGACGGCCTCAAGCTCACCGACGCCGAGTACCAGGTCGTGGTCAGCCTGGACGAGCGCTCGCGCTGCTTCCTGGTCAAGCAGGGGCATGGGTCATCGGTGTGCCAGCTCAATCTGCGCGGCATGGACGATGCGCTGTCGGTCATTTCGGCGTCGACCGACAATATCGAAATCATGCACCAGGTGCTGGAGCGCAAGGCCAAGGAGCACGGTGTCGCGCCGGACGACCTGACGCCCGAACAATGGTTGAGCGAATTCTATGCACGGCGCAAGGGGTCCGGGAAATCGGGCCCAGCGAGGTCGGTGTCTTCGGATAATCGCGGGGCAGCGGCGGTCACCTGA